Proteins encoded together in one Variovorax paradoxus window:
- the rimP gene encoding ribosome maturation factor RimP yields MALQQIVEQTVAGLGYDLVEIERSAGGLLRVTIDLPWTAPTSEAVAAGIPEPFVTVEDCEKVTRQLQFALEVDGVDYKRLEVSSPGIDRPLRNEQDFERFVGEVIDITLKAPMGAAAAGQVSATRKKFRGTLERVEGANGAPGWQIVWSDAPEPKPGQKVSKKRAPATLHALGFVLDELRDARLAPIVDFKGRKAKTQPGFSDIDDGTNVPD; encoded by the coding sequence GTGGCATTGCAGCAGATTGTGGAACAAACCGTGGCCGGACTCGGCTACGACCTGGTCGAGATCGAACGGTCGGCCGGGGGATTGCTGCGCGTGACGATTGATTTGCCCTGGACGGCCCCCACATCGGAAGCTGTGGCCGCCGGTATTCCCGAGCCTTTCGTGACCGTCGAAGATTGCGAAAAGGTCACGCGGCAGCTGCAATTTGCGCTCGAGGTCGATGGTGTCGATTACAAGCGGCTCGAGGTTTCCTCGCCGGGTATTGACCGTCCGCTGCGCAATGAGCAGGATTTCGAACGTTTCGTGGGCGAGGTGATCGACATCACGCTCAAGGCGCCGATGGGTGCCGCGGCGGCGGGGCAGGTGTCTGCCACCCGCAAGAAGTTTCGCGGCACGCTGGAACGCGTGGAAGGGGCCAACGGAGCCCCGGGCTGGCAAATCGTCTGGAGCGATGCGCCCGAGCCCAAGCCGGGTCAAAAAGTGAGCAAGAAGCGCGCGCCTGCAACGTTGCATGCGCTCGGCTTCGTGCTGGACGAGCTGCGCGATGCGCGGCTTGCGCCCATTGTGGATTTCAAGGGCCGCAAGGCCAAAACCCAACCGGGTTTTTCGGATATTGACGACGGAACGAATGTTCCGGACTGA
- a CDS encoding YbfB/YjiJ family MFS transporter: MSGVGQNRRGAWRAALACMVTLAVAMGLGRFAFTPMLPIMLHEGKLQLEAGGVLASLNYLGYFLGAVSCAAIGIKAKSMVRGGLAATAVLLIGMGVLHSFTSWGVLRTAAGVMSAWVFVFASGWGLRRLAETNSPALAGVIYTGPGIGIAMTGLLGGALGRWGSEAGWIGLGVLAVVLVALIWRVFDDGDLPATGGSAAAPAAAAGFAAPASVRSDAIWLVALYGLAGFGYIITATFLPVIARQALPGSPWPDFFWPLFGLAIIPGALIGARAPIHWDNRLLLAVAYALQALGVVLSVAWPTITGFALGSLLLGMPFTAITLFAMRDARRLRGNAAAGLIGYATASYGVGQIIGPLFAAPLAQRTGSFQLPLLVAAAALTLGSMLFALVWSKSRRR, encoded by the coding sequence ATGTCGGGAGTCGGACAAAACCGGCGCGGTGCCTGGCGCGCGGCGCTGGCCTGCATGGTTACTTTGGCTGTGGCCATGGGTTTGGGGCGTTTTGCCTTCACGCCCATGCTGCCGATCATGCTGCATGAGGGAAAGCTGCAGTTGGAGGCTGGAGGCGTGCTGGCTTCGCTCAATTACCTGGGTTACTTTCTGGGCGCGGTCAGCTGCGCGGCCATCGGCATCAAGGCCAAGAGCATGGTGCGCGGCGGCTTGGCCGCGACGGCTGTGCTGCTGATCGGCATGGGCGTGCTCCACAGCTTCACCAGCTGGGGCGTCCTTCGCACGGCAGCCGGCGTGATGAGCGCCTGGGTTTTCGTTTTTGCTTCAGGATGGGGGCTGCGGCGGTTGGCCGAAACCAATTCCCCGGCGCTGGCAGGCGTGATCTACACGGGCCCGGGCATCGGCATTGCCATGACCGGGCTGCTCGGCGGCGCATTGGGCCGCTGGGGTTCGGAAGCAGGATGGATTGGCCTGGGCGTGCTGGCAGTGGTGCTGGTGGCGCTCATCTGGCGGGTTTTCGACGACGGGGACCTGCCCGCCACTGGCGGTTCTGCGGCGGCACCCGCTGCGGCCGCGGGCTTCGCCGCGCCTGCCTCCGTGCGCAGCGACGCGATCTGGCTGGTCGCGCTGTACGGCCTGGCCGGCTTCGGCTACATCATCACGGCCACATTCCTCCCGGTGATCGCCCGCCAGGCGCTGCCGGGCTCGCCCTGGCCCGATTTCTTCTGGCCGCTGTTCGGGCTGGCCATCATTCCGGGCGCGCTGATCGGCGCCCGCGCGCCCATCCACTGGGACAACCGGCTGCTGCTGGCCGTGGCCTATGCACTTCAGGCGCTGGGCGTGGTGCTCTCGGTGGCGTGGCCGACGATCACGGGCTTTGCGCTCGGGAGCTTGCTGCTCGGCATGCCGTTTACCGCCATTACACTTTTTGCAATGCGAGATGCTCGCCGCTTGCGGGGCAATGCCGCGGCCGGGCTGATCGGCTATGCGACGGCTTCCTATGGCGTCGGCCAGATCATCGGGCCGCTGTTTGCCGCACCGCTGGCCCAGCGGACCGGTTCTTTCCAGCTTCCGCTGCTGGTTGCCGCAGCCGCATTGACGCTGGGTTCCATGCTGTTTGCGCTGGTCTGGTCCAAATCCCGTCGCCGATAG
- a CDS encoding ABC transporter ATP-binding protein, whose product MSEMTHLPLLDVKGLSVSFGGKSVVHGVDFHIAAGEKLALVGESGSGKTVTALSLLRLAQNADVTGTAQLFDAENGSNGRDLLSIPERQLRGIRGKEIAMIFQEPMTALNALYSVGDQIAEVLELHEGLSARDAQAAAVQLLADTGIPEPERRARSFPHQLSGGQRQRAMIAMALACKPRLLLADEPTTALDVTVRAQILDLLADLQRKHGMAVLLITHDLNLVRRFADRVAVMESGRIVEHGAVGTVFESPQHAYTRKLIDSHPERDVSAVAAGADAKPVLEAKGLRVSYPVSRPGIAGWFRKGEFIAVENADFRIAPGETLGVVGESGSGKSTLALAALGLLKFRGALKVDGKGWAVNRASDLTLRRAMQVVFQDPFSSLSPRMTVEQIVGEGLRVHAPELDTAQRRARSLAALADVGLTEAQFPSLLDRYPHEFSGGQRQRLAIARALIVDPQLLVLDEPTSALDVTIQKQVLGLLQRLQRERGLSYLLITHDVEVIRAMAHQVIVMKDGAILEAGPVERVLDAPEHPYTKKLVAAALLE is encoded by the coding sequence ATGAGCGAAATGACCCATCTGCCGTTGCTCGACGTGAAGGGCTTGAGCGTTTCTTTCGGCGGCAAGAGCGTGGTACACGGTGTCGACTTTCATATAGCCGCCGGCGAAAAGCTCGCGCTGGTCGGCGAGTCGGGCTCGGGCAAGACCGTTACGGCGCTTTCGCTCCTGCGGCTGGCGCAGAACGCCGACGTGACCGGGACCGCACAGCTGTTCGACGCCGAAAACGGCTCGAACGGGCGTGACCTGCTGTCGATTCCGGAGCGGCAACTGCGCGGCATTCGCGGCAAGGAGATCGCGATGATCTTCCAGGAGCCGATGACCGCGCTCAACGCGCTCTACAGCGTGGGCGACCAGATTGCGGAGGTGCTCGAGTTGCACGAAGGGCTTTCGGCGCGGGATGCCCAGGCCGCCGCAGTCCAGTTGCTGGCCGACACCGGAATTCCGGAGCCGGAACGCCGGGCGAGGTCGTTTCCGCACCAGCTTTCGGGCGGGCAGCGCCAGCGCGCCATGATTGCCATGGCGCTCGCCTGCAAGCCGCGCCTGCTGCTGGCGGACGAGCCGACCACCGCGCTCGACGTCACTGTTCGCGCCCAAATTCTCGACTTGCTTGCCGACCTTCAACGCAAGCACGGCATGGCCGTGCTGTTGATCACGCACGATCTCAATCTGGTGCGCCGGTTCGCCGACCGCGTAGCGGTGATGGAAAGCGGCCGCATCGTCGAGCATGGCGCCGTCGGCACCGTGTTCGAATCCCCGCAGCATGCCTACACACGCAAACTGATCGACAGCCATCCGGAGCGCGACGTCTCCGCGGTGGCCGCAGGCGCGGATGCGAAGCCGGTGCTCGAGGCCAAGGGCCTCCGGGTGAGTTATCCGGTGTCCAGGCCGGGCATCGCGGGCTGGTTCCGCAAGGGCGAATTCATCGCAGTGGAGAACGCCGATTTCCGCATCGCGCCCGGTGAAACCCTGGGCGTGGTCGGCGAATCGGGGTCGGGCAAGTCGACGTTGGCGTTGGCGGCGCTGGGGCTACTGAAGTTTCGCGGCGCGCTGAAAGTGGACGGCAAAGGGTGGGCGGTCAACCGCGCGTCGGACCTGACGCTGCGCCGGGCCATGCAGGTGGTTTTCCAGGACCCGTTTTCTTCGCTATCTCCCCGCATGACCGTTGAGCAGATCGTGGGGGAGGGGCTGCGCGTACACGCGCCTGAACTCGACACCGCGCAGCGCCGAGCCAGGTCTTTGGCAGCACTGGCCGACGTGGGCTTGACCGAGGCGCAGTTTCCGTCGCTGCTCGACCGCTATCCGCACGAGTTTTCGGGCGGGCAGCGCCAGCGGCTCGCGATTGCGCGGGCATTGATCGTCGATCCGCAATTGCTGGTGCTCGACGAGCCCACCAGCGCGCTCGACGTCACGATCCAGAAGCAGGTGCTGGGTTTGCTCCAGCGCCTGCAGCGCGAGCGCGGCCTGAGCTACTTGCTCATCACGCACGATGTCGAGGTGATCCGCGCCATGGCGCACCAGGTCATCGTGATGAAGGACGGCGCCATCCTCGAAGCCGGGCCTGTCGAGCGCGTGCTCGATGCGCCCGAGCATCCCTATACAAAGAAACTGGTGGCCGCAGCGCTGCTGGAATAG
- a CDS encoding ABC transporter permease, with translation MTDALPVSLSPARRAWRRFRRNPLGFWSLAIFTVLVVLSLFAELLSTDKPLVVRYEGQTYFPVLRDYAEKTFGGDFETPADYLDPFIRERITAGKNWAIYAPNPYGPQTLNYFAKLPNPSAPSRDNLLGTDDRGRDLLAQLIYGFRVSVLFALALTAIGVVLGIVTGAIQGFFGGKTDLAFQRFIEIWGSMPELYLLIIFSAIFTPSVALLLILLSLFGWMGLSDYVRAEFLRNRQMDYVRAARALGVGNLQIMWRHILPNSMVPVVTFLPFRMSAAILALTSLDFLGLGVPPGTPSLGELLSQGKANIDAWWISLSTFGVLVITLMLLTFMGDALRDALDPRKADK, from the coding sequence TTGACTGACGCATTGCCTGTCTCGCTGAGCCCGGCGCGCCGCGCGTGGCGCCGCTTTCGCCGGAATCCGCTCGGATTCTGGAGCCTTGCCATCTTTACGGTGCTGGTGGTGCTCAGCTTGTTTGCCGAGCTGCTGTCGACCGACAAGCCGCTCGTTGTGCGCTATGAAGGGCAAACCTATTTTCCGGTGCTGCGCGACTACGCCGAAAAAACCTTTGGCGGCGACTTCGAAACGCCCGCCGATTACCTCGATCCCTTCATTCGCGAGCGGATCACGGCCGGCAAGAACTGGGCGATCTACGCACCCAACCCCTATGGCCCGCAAACGCTCAACTACTTTGCCAAGCTGCCGAATCCGTCAGCGCCGTCGCGCGACAACCTGCTGGGCACGGACGACCGGGGGCGCGACCTGCTTGCCCAGTTGATCTACGGTTTTCGCGTGAGCGTGCTGTTTGCCTTGGCACTGACCGCCATCGGCGTGGTGTTGGGAATCGTGACCGGGGCCATCCAAGGCTTCTTCGGCGGCAAGACCGACCTGGCATTTCAGCGCTTCATCGAAATATGGGGCTCGATGCCCGAGTTGTACCTGCTGATCATCTTCAGTGCGATCTTCACGCCCAGCGTCGCGTTGCTGCTGATTCTGCTGAGCCTCTTCGGATGGATGGGCCTGTCCGACTACGTGCGTGCCGAGTTCCTGCGCAACCGCCAGATGGATTACGTGCGTGCCGCCCGTGCCCTGGGCGTCGGCAACCTTCAGATCATGTGGCGTCACATCCTGCCCAACAGCATGGTGCCGGTCGTCACTTTCTTGCCGTTTCGCATGAGCGCGGCCATCCTGGCGCTGACCTCGCTCGACTTCCTTGGCCTGGGTGTGCCGCCGGGCACGCCGTCGCTCGGCGAACTGCTGAGCCAAGGCAAGGCAAACATCGACGCATGGTGGATTTCGCTTTCCACCTTCGGGGTGCTGGTAATCACGCTGATGCTGCTGACCTTCATGGGCGATGCGCTGCGCGATGCACTCGACCCGCGAAAGGCCGACAAATGA
- a CDS encoding microcin C ABC transporter permease YejB, translating into MASYIFKRLLLMIPTLLGVLVITFAVIQFVPGGPVEQMVSQLQGRDSGGERAAAGGAGYRGRQGLDPQRIEEIKRLYGFDKPAHERFWQMLKSFARLDLGQSFYQRKAVWELVKEKLPVSISLGLWTFFISYLIAVPLGVAKAVRAGSRFDFVTTLIVLVGYAIPGFVLGVALLVIFGGQLQWFPLRGLTSPSWESMSWGARIVDYLWHITLPVTAMVLGSFAVTAMLTKNSFLEEIRKQYVLTARAKGLAERQVLWKHIFRNALIPIITGFPAAFIGAFFTGSLLIETLFSLDGLGLLSYESVIRRDYPVVLGTLYLFTLIGLLTKLISDLCYVWVDPRVKFD; encoded by the coding sequence ATGGCCAGCTACATCTTCAAGCGCCTGCTTCTGATGATCCCGACGCTCCTGGGCGTGCTGGTCATCACCTTCGCGGTCATCCAGTTTGTGCCCGGCGGCCCGGTCGAGCAGATGGTGTCGCAGTTGCAGGGCCGCGACTCGGGCGGGGAAAGGGCCGCGGCCGGAGGCGCAGGTTATCGCGGCCGCCAGGGGCTCGATCCGCAGCGCATCGAGGAGATAAAGAGACTCTACGGCTTCGACAAGCCCGCTCATGAGCGCTTCTGGCAAATGCTCAAGTCTTTTGCGCGACTCGATCTTGGGCAGAGCTTCTACCAGCGCAAAGCGGTTTGGGAACTGGTCAAGGAAAAGCTGCCGGTCTCGATCAGCCTGGGCCTCTGGACCTTCTTCATCAGCTATTTGATTGCTGTACCTCTCGGCGTCGCAAAGGCAGTGCGGGCCGGTTCGCGCTTCGACTTTGTCACGACGCTCATCGTGCTCGTCGGCTACGCGATTCCCGGCTTTGTGCTGGGGGTGGCACTGCTCGTCATCTTCGGCGGGCAGCTGCAGTGGTTTCCGCTGCGCGGGCTGACATCGCCCAGTTGGGAAAGCATGAGCTGGGGGGCGAGGATTGTTGACTATCTCTGGCACATCACGCTGCCCGTGACGGCCATGGTGCTCGGCAGTTTCGCCGTGACGGCCATGCTCACGAAAAATTCGTTCCTGGAAGAGATCCGCAAGCAGTATGTGTTGACCGCGCGTGCCAAGGGCCTGGCCGAGCGGCAGGTGCTGTGGAAGCACATATTCCGCAACGCGCTGATTCCGATCATTACCGGGTTCCCGGCCGCCTTCATCGGCGCTTTCTTCACGGGCTCGCTGCTGATCGAAACGCTTTTTTCCCTCGATGGCCTCGGACTGCTGAGCTACGAGAGCGTGATCCGGCGTGACTACCCGGTGGTGCTTGGCACGCTGTACCTGTTCACGCTGATAGGCCTGTTGACCAAGCTCATTTCCGACCTTTGCTATGTCTGGGTCGACCCGAGGGTGAAATTTGACTGA
- a CDS encoding extracellular solute-binding protein, which translates to MRGWLLLLLAFSAAPSWAAHAYAQFGDIKYPPGFTHFDYVNPQAPKGGEFRLVPPTRPTNFDKFNPFTLKGTAPSGLGPLMFESLMTGNSEEPTTVYGLLAEDVDVPADRLSATFRLNPKARFNDGSPVLAADVVHSFETLTGKLAAPQFRTIYAEVKKATAIGERTVRFDFASPNRELPLVIGGMPVFGRKWGAGKPFDQIVTEVPIASGPYRPASDRLGRDISYVRRADYWGADLPVRKGFFNFDRVTYKVYLDETARFEGLKAGEFDFMREFTSRNWARQYKGKQFDSGEIVKRAFENQNPGDFQGYIFNTRRDKFKDVRVRQAIGLAMDFEWLNRQLFYGLYKRVQGYFPNSEFHADGLPKPDELALMEPLRDKLKPEVFGPAPKPSSTEPPGSLRDNLRQARALLAEAGWTYRDGALRNGKNEAFTIEFLNDQPSMIRVVTPLQAALKKLGIETSFRTVDFSLAQQRMDNHDFDMTTRRIPGSTAPGGELFELFGSKAAETNGSANSWGIADPAVDAILGKVVAATTRPELATAMRVLDRVLSHGHYSIPMYYGSAFLIGYRPAGVMLPPTIPPYYDAGDWALTTWWASPTNK; encoded by the coding sequence ATGCGAGGTTGGCTGCTTTTATTGTTGGCGTTCTCGGCGGCTCCTTCATGGGCCGCCCATGCCTATGCGCAATTCGGCGACATCAAGTATCCGCCCGGTTTCACACATTTCGACTACGTGAACCCACAGGCCCCCAAGGGTGGCGAGTTCAGGCTGGTGCCGCCCACCCGGCCGACGAATTTCGACAAGTTCAACCCTTTCACGCTCAAGGGCACCGCGCCATCCGGACTTGGCCCTCTCATGTTCGAGAGCCTCATGACCGGAAATTCGGAGGAGCCGACCACGGTATATGGCCTGCTGGCCGAAGACGTGGATGTTCCTGCCGACCGGCTCTCGGCGACGTTCAGGCTCAATCCCAAGGCACGCTTCAACGATGGTTCGCCGGTGCTGGCCGCCGACGTGGTCCATTCGTTCGAAACCCTTACCGGCAAGCTCGCCGCCCCACAGTTCCGCACCATCTACGCCGAGGTGAAGAAGGCGACCGCCATCGGCGAACGCACGGTGCGCTTCGATTTTGCAAGCCCGAACCGGGAGCTGCCCCTGGTGATCGGCGGCATGCCGGTCTTCGGCCGCAAGTGGGGCGCTGGCAAGCCCTTCGACCAGATCGTTACCGAGGTGCCCATCGCCTCGGGCCCCTACAGGCCCGCCAGCGACCGCCTTGGCCGCGACATCAGCTATGTGCGCCGCGCCGACTATTGGGGCGCCGACCTGCCGGTGCGCAAGGGGTTCTTCAACTTCGACCGCGTCACCTACAAGGTGTACCTCGACGAGACCGCGCGTTTCGAGGGGCTGAAAGCCGGCGAGTTCGACTTCATGCGCGAGTTCACTTCGCGCAACTGGGCGCGCCAGTACAAGGGTAAGCAATTCGACAGCGGCGAGATCGTCAAGCGCGCCTTCGAGAACCAGAACCCGGGCGATTTTCAGGGCTACATCTTCAACACCCGCAGGGACAAGTTCAAGGATGTGCGCGTCCGCCAGGCCATCGGCCTTGCCATGGACTTCGAATGGCTCAACCGGCAGCTGTTCTACGGGCTCTACAAGCGGGTGCAGGGCTATTTTCCGAACAGCGAGTTTCACGCCGACGGCCTGCCCAAGCCAGACGAACTTGCGCTGATGGAGCCCCTGCGGGACAAGCTCAAGCCCGAGGTGTTCGGACCCGCCCCAAAACCCTCCAGCACCGAGCCTCCTGGCAGCCTGCGCGACAACTTGCGTCAGGCAAGGGCGCTGCTGGCCGAAGCAGGCTGGACCTACCGCGACGGGGCCCTGCGAAACGGCAAGAACGAGGCTTTCACGATCGAATTCCTGAACGACCAGCCCTCGATGATCCGGGTCGTGACGCCGCTGCAGGCCGCACTGAAGAAGCTGGGTATCGAAACGAGTTTCCGCACGGTCGATTTTTCGCTGGCGCAGCAGCGCATGGACAACCATGACTTCGACATGACCACCCGGCGCATCCCCGGCAGCACTGCGCCCGGCGGCGAACTCTTCGAACTCTTCGGTTCGAAGGCCGCGGAAACCAACGGGTCGGCCAACTCCTGGGGTATTGCCGACCCGGCGGTAGACGCGATCCTTGGCAAGGTGGTTGCCGCGACCACGCGGCCAGAACTCGCTACAGCCATGCGCGTGCTCGACCGCGTGCTGTCGCACGGCCACTACTCGATTCCCATGTACTACGGCAGCGCCTTCCTGATCGGCTACCGGCCGGCCGGTGTCATGCTGCCGCCGACCATTCCGCCGTACTACGATGCCGGCGACTGGGCCCTCACGACCTGGTGGGCGTCGCCCACGAACAAGTGA
- the fabI gene encoding enoyl-ACP reductase FabI yields the protein MGFLSGKKLLITGVLSNRSIAYGIAKACHEQGAELAFSYVGERFKDRITEFAADFDSKLIFDCDVGDDAQIDKLFADLAQTWPKFDGFVHSIGFAPREAIAGDFLEGLSREGFKIAHDISAYSFPAMAKAALPYLNDKSALLTLTYLGAERALPNYNTMGLAKASLEASVRYTAASLGPKGMRVNGISAGPIKTLAASGIKGFGKMLSAVAEASPIRRNVTIEEVGNVAAFLLSDLASGVTAEITYVDGGFSNVVAGMAE from the coding sequence ATGGGCTTTCTTTCCGGCAAAAAACTGTTGATCACCGGCGTGTTGAGCAATCGCTCCATTGCCTACGGCATTGCCAAGGCATGCCACGAACAAGGCGCCGAACTCGCCTTCAGCTACGTCGGCGAACGGTTCAAGGACCGTATCACCGAATTCGCTGCCGATTTCGACTCGAAGCTGATTTTCGACTGCGACGTGGGCGACGACGCGCAGATCGACAAGCTCTTTGCCGATCTGGCGCAGACCTGGCCCAAGTTCGACGGCTTCGTGCACAGCATCGGCTTTGCGCCGCGCGAAGCCATTGCGGGCGACTTTCTCGAAGGGCTCTCGCGCGAAGGCTTCAAGATTGCGCACGACATCAGCGCCTACAGCTTCCCGGCCATGGCCAAGGCGGCCCTGCCCTACCTGAACGACAAATCGGCGCTGCTGACGCTGACCTACCTGGGCGCCGAGCGCGCGCTGCCCAACTACAACACCATGGGCCTGGCCAAGGCCTCGCTCGAAGCCTCGGTGCGCTACACCGCGGCCTCGCTCGGTCCCAAGGGCATGCGGGTCAACGGCATCAGCGCCGGCCCTATCAAGACGCTGGCGGCCAGCGGCATCAAGGGCTTCGGCAAGATGCTGTCGGCAGTGGCAGAGGCCTCACCCATCCGCCGCAACGTGACGATCGAAGAAGTCGGCAATGTCGCCGCCTTTCTGCTGAGCGACCTGGCCAGCGGCGTCACGGCCGAGATCACCTACGTGGATGGCGGCTTCAGCAATGTCGTGGCGGGAATGGCCGAATAA
- a CDS encoding DNA ligase — protein sequence MLTRRSLLLAGFGALVARAATARDGAPALMLAEVYRPGMSLADYWVSEKYDGVRGYWDGKRLWTRGGEPVVAPAWFTAPLPKQPLDGELWAGRGQFSHAVSTVRSQTPNDTAWHSMRFMVFDLPAQGGDFTARLAALRKLLPITAAPWVIPVPQERATTHADLQALLDKTVKMGGEGLMLHRGASLYRAERNTDLLKVKPHDDADARVVGHVPGKGRHSARLGALLVETPEGKRFKLGTGLTDAERDNPPAVGSWVTYRFNGTNASGLPRFARFVRARTDLPS from the coding sequence TTGCTGACGCGACGTTCCCTCCTGCTCGCCGGGTTTGGCGCGCTCGTGGCCCGTGCGGCCACGGCTCGCGACGGCGCGCCCGCGCTCATGCTGGCCGAGGTTTACCGCCCCGGCATGTCGCTGGCCGACTACTGGGTGAGTGAAAAGTACGACGGCGTGCGCGGCTACTGGGACGGCAAGCGGCTGTGGACCCGGGGCGGCGAGCCGGTCGTGGCGCCCGCCTGGTTTACCGCGCCGCTGCCAAAGCAGCCGCTCGACGGCGAACTGTGGGCCGGCCGGGGCCAGTTTTCGCATGCGGTTTCCACCGTGCGCAGCCAAACGCCCAACGACACGGCTTGGCACAGCATGCGCTTCATGGTGTTCGACCTGCCGGCTCAAGGCGGCGATTTCACGGCCCGGCTCGCAGCCCTGCGAAAACTGTTGCCGATTACCGCTGCGCCTTGGGTGATTCCGGTGCCGCAAGAGCGGGCCACCACGCACGCAGACCTGCAGGCACTGCTCGACAAGACGGTGAAGATGGGCGGGGAAGGCCTCATGCTGCACCGGGGCGCCTCGCTCTATCGCGCGGAGCGCAATACCGACCTCCTCAAGGTAAAGCCCCATGACGACGCCGATGCCCGCGTGGTGGGGCATGTGCCCGGCAAAGGCAGGCACAGCGCCCGCCTGGGCGCGTTGCTGGTCGAAACGCCCGAGGGCAAGCGCTTCAAGCTTGGCACCGGCCTGACCGATGCCGAACGCGACAATCCGCCCGCGGTCGGCAGCTGGGTGACCTACCGCTTCAACGGCACAAACGCCAGCGGATTGCCGAGGTTCGCGCGCTTCGTGCGAGCGCGGACCGACCTGCCCTCTTGA